From the genome of Phreatobacter cathodiphilus, one region includes:
- the surE gene encoding 5'/3'-nucleotidase SurE: MRILVTNDDGIHAPGLLAAETIARTLSDDVWVVAPETDQSGVSHSLSLNDPLRLREVGEQRYAVRGTPTDCVIMAVKHIMAGEGPDLVISGVNRGQNVAEDVGYSGTIAGAMEGTILGIPSVALSQAYGPESRHTVPYETAEAHAPGIIRTILEEGLRPGSLININFPNRSPDQVRGIQVTAQGRRDQEILTIDPRHDGRGNPYYWIAFVRNRHRIENGTDLWALSEGYVSVTPLEINMTDEPTMTRLAAVFAGDRAPGS; encoded by the coding sequence ATGCGCATCCTGGTCACCAACGACGACGGCATCCACGCGCCCGGCCTGCTGGCGGCCGAGACCATCGCCCGCACCCTGTCGGACGACGTCTGGGTGGTGGCGCCCGAGACCGACCAGTCCGGCGTCTCGCATTCGCTGTCGCTGAACGATCCGCTGCGCCTGCGCGAGGTCGGCGAGCAGCGCTACGCCGTGCGTGGCACGCCCACCGACTGCGTCATCATGGCGGTCAAGCACATTATGGCCGGGGAGGGCCCCGACCTCGTCATTTCCGGCGTCAACCGCGGCCAGAACGTCGCCGAGGACGTCGGCTATTCCGGCACCATCGCCGGCGCCATGGAAGGAACCATCCTCGGCATTCCCTCCGTCGCCCTGTCGCAAGCCTATGGCCCCGAGAGCCGCCACACCGTTCCCTACGAGACCGCCGAAGCCCATGCGCCCGGCATCATCCGCACCATCCTCGAGGAGGGGCTGCGGCCGGGATCGCTCATCAACATCAACTTCCCCAACCGCAGCCCCGACCAGGTGCGCGGCATCCAGGTGACGGCGCAGGGCCGCCGCGACCAGGAGATCCTGACCATCGATCCGCGCCACGACGGCCGCGGCAATCCCTATTACTGGATCGCCTTCGTGCGGAACCGCCACCGCATCGAGAACGGCACCGACCTGTGGGCGCTCTCCGAGGGCTACGTCTCGGTGACGCCGCTCGAAATCAACATGACCGACGAGCCGACGATGACGCGCCTCGCCGCCGTCTTCGCCGGCGACCGCGCCCCCGGCAGCTGA
- a CDS encoding peptidoglycan DD-metalloendopeptidase family protein produces the protein MRPRAFPGLSRLVLVIAVSGLGAACSTDVARFDENPFATRQVASAPPPQVDAAPVAQVEAQPLPARDFVVTSPPPAAAQGGSPFGRNADSGLTTGTVTPRQPFGSANPATPAVRQMATAPAANGRGTWSAAGGTTITAAQGDTPEVLSRRYGVPAAAIAQANGVSGNQGFSAGQSLVIPTYSMASAPQAAAPARAATDLVRQPAAAAVPQQRTAAVAPQTPAGRMNWQAGAQPAAPQAAPTRPATTGARPASHTVTSGETLAGVARRYGVTRQQLAGANQLQPTQSLRTGQVLRLPGATRTAAAPAGQQLSVTPAAPAATPAPATPAARREQAQRAVAQAQATPAGRQADPQPTAAIPPVQPQPAAQPVSPAPAPVAEAPAAAEAPARAASSEPQFRWPVRGRVVTGFRAGSSDGIKLSVPQGTPIKAAEDGVVAYAGNELRGYGNLVLVRHANGYVTAYAHNSTIAVRRGEQVRRGQTIAAAGQTGNVSSPQLHFEIRRGATPVDPMTFLGAN, from the coding sequence ATGCGTCCTCGTGCGTTTCCCGGGCTGTCCCGGCTCGTCCTCGTCATCGCGGTCTCCGGCCTCGGTGCTGCCTGCAGCACCGACGTGGCGCGGTTCGACGAAAACCCCTTCGCGACGCGGCAGGTCGCCAGTGCGCCCCCGCCCCAGGTGGATGCGGCGCCCGTGGCCCAGGTGGAGGCCCAGCCGCTTCCCGCCCGCGACTTCGTGGTGACGTCGCCGCCGCCTGCCGCGGCGCAGGGCGGCTCGCCCTTCGGTCGCAATGCCGATTCGGGTCTGACCACCGGCACGGTGACGCCGCGCCAGCCCTTCGGCTCCGCCAATCCCGCGACGCCCGCCGTGCGACAGATGGCGACCGCTCCGGCGGCGAACGGCCGTGGCACCTGGTCGGCCGCGGGCGGTACCACCATCACCGCCGCGCAGGGCGACACGCCCGAAGTGCTGTCGCGCCGCTACGGCGTTCCCGCGGCGGCGATCGCCCAGGCGAACGGCGTCTCCGGCAACCAGGGCTTCTCCGCCGGCCAGAGCCTCGTCATCCCCACCTATTCCATGGCGTCAGCGCCGCAGGCCGCAGCGCCCGCCCGGGCCGCGACGGACCTCGTGCGCCAGCCGGCGGCCGCCGCAGTGCCGCAGCAGCGGACCGCAGCCGTTGCGCCGCAGACGCCGGCTGGCCGCATGAACTGGCAGGCCGGCGCGCAGCCCGCCGCCCCCCAGGCGGCGCCGACCCGTCCGGCGACCACCGGCGCGCGCCCCGCCAGCCACACGGTCACGTCGGGCGAGACACTCGCCGGTGTCGCCCGCCGCTACGGCGTGACGCGCCAGCAGCTCGCCGGCGCCAACCAGCTTCAGCCGACCCAATCGCTGCGCACCGGCCAGGTGCTGCGCCTTCCCGGCGCGACCCGCACCGCAGCCGCTCCCGCCGGCCAGCAGCTCTCGGTGACGCCCGCCGCTCCGGCGGCCACCCCGGCGCCGGCCACTCCCGCGGCCCGCCGCGAGCAGGCCCAGCGCGCCGTCGCCCAGGCCCAGGCCACCCCGGCCGGCCGCCAGGCTGATCCGCAGCCGACCGCCGCCATTCCGCCGGTGCAGCCGCAGCCCGCCGCGCAGCCGGTCTCTCCGGCGCCCGCCCCGGTCGCCGAGGCACCCGCCGCGGCCGAGGCTCCGGCGCGCGCCGCGTCCTCCGAGCCGCAGTTCCGCTGGCCGGTGCGCGGCCGCGTGGTCACCGGCTTCCGCGCCGGTTCCAGCGACGGCATCAAGCTGTCGGTGCCGCAAGGCACGCCGATCAAGGCGGCCGAAGACGGCGTCGTGGCCTATGCCGGCAACGAGCTGCGCGGTTACGGCAACCTGGTGCTGGTCCGCCACGCCAACGGCTACGTCACGGCCTATGCCCACAACTCGACCATCGCGGTCAGGCGCGGCGAGCAGGTGCGTCGCGGCCAGACCATCGCGGCCGCCGGTCAGACCGGCAACGTGTCCTCGCCGCAGCTCCACTTCGAGATCCGCCGCGGCGCGACGCCGGTGGATCCGATGACCTTCCTCGGGGCAAACTGA
- the serS gene encoding serine--tRNA ligase: MHDIRWIRDNPEAFDAALAARGREPLAASLLALDDARKAAVSTLQAAQERRNAASREIGQAMGQKDMARADALKAEVAALKDRMAEAEVTEKAASADLIAALEVIPNLPLADVPVGPDETANVERHRFGTPRVIDGAKEHFELGEALGQMDFEVAAKLSGARFVLLKKHLARMERALAQFMLDLHTDTHGYTEINPPVLVKDAAPYGTGQLPKAAEDMFVTREGLWLTPTAEVTLTNMVAQEIVAEDVLPLRLTAATQCFRSEAGAAGRDTRGMLRQHQFLKVELVSITAPEQSLDEHERMLACAEEVLKRLDLHYRVVTLCTGDMGFSARKTYDIEVWLPGQKAYREISSCSVCGDFQARRMNARYRPKATDNKQPAPQFVHTLNGSGTAVGRALIAVMETYQQDGGAIAVPAVLQPYMGGLTRIEKA, encoded by the coding sequence ATGCACGACATTCGCTGGATCAGGGACAATCCGGAGGCCTTCGACGCCGCCCTCGCGGCGCGCGGGCGCGAGCCGCTCGCCGCCTCCCTGCTGGCGCTGGACGACGCCCGCAAGGCCGCCGTCTCCACCCTCCAGGCCGCGCAGGAGCGCCGCAACGCCGCCTCCAGGGAGATCGGCCAGGCCATGGGCCAGAAGGACATGGCCCGCGCCGATGCCCTCAAGGCCGAGGTCGCCGCGCTCAAGGACCGCATGGCCGAAGCCGAGGTGACGGAAAAGGCGGCCAGCGCCGACCTGATCGCCGCCCTCGAGGTCATTCCCAACCTGCCGCTGGCCGACGTCCCCGTCGGACCGGACGAGACCGCCAATGTCGAGCGCCACCGCTTCGGCACGCCGCGTGTGATCGACGGCGCGAAGGAGCATTTCGAGCTCGGCGAGGCCCTGGGACAGATGGACTTCGAGGTCGCCGCCAAGCTCTCGGGCGCGCGCTTCGTCCTTCTCAAGAAGCATCTCGCGCGCATGGAGCGGGCCCTCGCCCAGTTCATGCTCGACCTGCACACCGACACCCACGGCTATACCGAGATCAATCCGCCGGTCCTGGTGAAGGACGCCGCGCCCTACGGCACCGGCCAGTTGCCGAAGGCGGCGGAGGACATGTTCGTCACCCGTGAGGGCCTGTGGCTCACCCCCACGGCCGAGGTGACGCTGACCAACATGGTGGCGCAGGAGATCGTCGCCGAGGACGTGCTGCCGCTGCGCCTCACCGCCGCCACCCAGTGCTTCCGCTCTGAAGCCGGGGCTGCTGGCCGCGACACCCGCGGCATGCTGCGCCAGCACCAGTTCCTGAAGGTCGAGCTCGTCTCGATCACCGCGCCGGAGCAGTCGCTCGACGAGCACGAGCGCATGCTCGCCTGCGCCGAGGAGGTGCTGAAGCGCCTCGACCTGCACTACCGGGTCGTCACCCTCTGCACCGGCGACATGGGCTTCTCGGCGCGCAAGACCTACGACATCGAGGTCTGGCTGCCGGGCCAGAAGGCCTACCGCGAGATCTCGTCCTGCTCGGTCTGCGGCGATTTCCAGGCCCGCCGCATGAACGCCCGCTACCGGCCGAAGGCCACCGACAACAAGCAGCCGGCGCCCCAGTTCGTCCACACGCTGAACGGCTCGGGCACCGCCGTCGGCCGCGCCCTGATCGCGGTGATGGAGACCTACCAGCAGGACGGTGGAGCCATCGCCGTCCCCGCCGTTCTGCAGCCCTATATGGGCGGCCTCACACGGATCGAGAAAGCCTGA
- a CDS encoding DUF1045 domain-containing protein: protein MTARYALYAAPAPDAQLWRFGSSVIGYDAATAADAPFPDGSPFDAPDWPALTEDPQRYGFHGTLKPPFALAEGRSEADLLEAAMLFAERRRAFTIPALKVSLIGAFVALVPDGPAPELDALAADCVRDFDAFRAPLTEADRARRLRSPLSERQIAHLDAWGYPHVFEDFRFHMTLTGRLDEARREPVRAALAERYRAVAAPLAVDALCLFRQPDRAGRFAILARFPFEA from the coding sequence ATGACCGCCCGCTACGCCCTTTATGCCGCACCCGCACCCGACGCACAGCTCTGGCGCTTCGGCTCCTCCGTCATCGGCTATGACGCCGCAACGGCGGCAGACGCGCCTTTTCCCGACGGTTCGCCCTTCGACGCCCCGGACTGGCCGGCGCTGACCGAGGATCCCCAGCGCTACGGCTTCCACGGCACGCTCAAGCCGCCCTTCGCCCTGGCCGAGGGGCGGAGCGAGGCCGATCTCCTCGAGGCCGCCATGCTCTTCGCCGAGCGGCGCCGCGCCTTCACGATTCCCGCCCTGAAGGTCTCGCTCATCGGCGCCTTCGTCGCCCTCGTTCCCGACGGCCCCGCGCCGGAGCTCGACGCGCTCGCCGCCGATTGCGTGCGCGACTTCGACGCCTTCCGCGCGCCGCTCACGGAGGCGGACCGGGCACGGCGCCTGCGCTCGCCGCTGAGCGAGCGGCAGATCGCCCATCTCGACGCCTGGGGCTATCCGCACGTCTTCGAGGACTTCCGCTTCCACATGACGCTGACCGGCCGGCTCGACGAGGCGCGCCGCGAGCCGGTCCGCGCGGCGTTGGCGGAACGCTATCGCGCGGTCGCCGCGCCCTTGGCCGTCGACGCGCTCTGCCTCTTCCGCCAGCCGGACAGGGCAGGGCGGTTCGCCATCCTCGCCCGTTTCCCCTTCGAGGCCTGA
- a CDS encoding protein-L-isoaspartate O-methyltransferase family protein, translating to MNAAPGPEHFLAAAEFVLMLRQSGLSDRRVLKAMEQVPRVPFVEERHFALADEDIALPIAMGQSILRPTLLATMLDALDVGPTHKVLHIGTGSGYAAAILGRLAASVVTVERWRTLADSAHVRLRSLGYDMVETIFGDGYDGYPQRAPYDRILLTCAVSDPPPHLLAQLAPDGVMVVPLTAGVVVRTGKADSQAARTAFAVAHVDPAVHGVARRL from the coding sequence ATGAACGCAGCGCCCGGACCGGAGCATTTCCTGGCCGCTGCCGAGTTCGTGCTCATGCTGCGGCAGTCCGGCCTGTCGGACCGCCGCGTCCTCAAGGCGATGGAACAGGTGCCGCGGGTGCCCTTCGTCGAGGAGCGTCACTTCGCCCTCGCCGACGAGGACATTGCCCTGCCCATCGCCATGGGGCAGTCGATTCTCCGGCCGACGCTGCTCGCCACCATGCTCGACGCCCTCGACGTCGGCCCCACCCACAAGGTCCTGCATATCGGCACGGGCTCGGGCTATGCGGCGGCGATTCTCGGCCGGCTCGCCGCCAGCGTCGTCACCGTCGAGCGCTGGCGCACCCTCGCCGATTCCGCCCATGTCAGGCTGCGCTCGCTCGGCTACGACATGGTCGAGACGATCTTCGGCGATGGTTACGACGGCTATCCCCAGCGCGCGCCCTACGACCGCATTCTGCTGACCTGCGCGGTCTCCGATCCACCGCCCCATCTCCTGGCGCAGCTCGCGCCCGACGGCGTCATGGTGGTGCCGCTCACTGCCGGCGTCGTCGTGCGCACGGGCAAGGCCGATTCCCAGGCGGCGCGCACTGCCTTCGCGGTGGCTCATGTCGACCCGGCGGTCCACGGCGTCGCCCGGCGCCTCTGA